The following coding sequences are from one Remersonia thermophila strain ATCC 22073 chromosome 2, whole genome shotgun sequence window:
- a CDS encoding ribosomal protein P2 → MKHLAAYLLLGLAGNASPSADDIKGVLSSVGIEADGERLEKLLSELEGKDINQLIADGSAKLASVPSGGAAAGAAAGGAAAGGAAAEAPKEEEKKEEEKEESDEDMGFGLFD, encoded by the exons ATGAAGCACCTCGCCGCttacctcctcctcggcctcgctggcaACGCCAGCCCCTCGGCTGACGACATCAAGGGCGTCCTCAGCTCCGTCGGCATTGAGGCTGAtggcgagcgcctcgagaagctcctCTCTGAGCTCGAGGGCAAGGACATCAACCAG CTgatcgccgacggctcggccaagctcgcctcCGTCCCgagcggcggtgctgctgctggtgctgctgctggcggtgctgccgctggcggcgccgcggccgaggcccccaaggaggaggagaagaaggaggagg AGAAGGAGGAGTCCGACGAGGATATGGGCTTCGGCCTCTTCGACTAA